GACCCAGCGTTGCTGTCAGCCTCTTTGAAAGCTCGTCCTCAAGTTCGCGCCCTTCCATCGTGGAGCTATGCCTGTTCAGCAACTCATTCGTATCCGCGTCAATGATCGAGACGTCTGCCGGCGCGAGATTCTCCACCGCACCGCTGACCAGCCTTGCAATCGCGTCCGTTTGATCCTGCGTCAGCGCACCCCGCTTCATTCGCAGCGCCACCGAAGCCTTCGCTGGTTGCGCCCGATCCAGGAACACCGAGTCTCGTGCCATCACAAGATGCACGCGCGCGCTCTTCACATTGCTCAGCGTTCCAATCGTCCGCTCCAGTTCGCCCTCGAGCGCACGTTGATAATTCACCTTCTCGTCAAACTCCGTCTGTCCCCATGACGTCTTGTCGAAAAGCTCGAACCCCATTCGCCCGCTGTGTGTCGTCCCCTGCGACACAACCTCCATCCGTGCGGCGTCCAACTGGCTCGCAGCGACATCAATCTCCTTGCCGTCCGGCGACATCTTGTAATCGATCTTCTTCGCCGCGAGCTGCTGCGCAACCGTCTGCGCATCGTCAGGCTCCATCCCCGTCATCAATGGCTTGTAATCCGTGGAGCTCATCGCCATCACGATCACGCCCACTCCCACCACCGTCGCCACTGTGCCGCCTGCAACGACGAGCCTCTGGCGCGGATTCATCCGCAGCCATAGCTGCTTCAAATGTTCCACCAACTTGTTCTGCATTGGTCAGCGCCCTTCAGAACTGCATCTTTTCCATATCTTGATAGGCGCTCACGACCTTGTTCCGCACCTGCATCATCAACTGGAACGCCACATCCGCCTTCTCAACGGACACCATCGTCTTCCCGATGTCTCCGTTTCCGCCGCCCTGCAATAGGTTCGCGACCTGCTGGTCCGCATTGTTCTGCAGCGTGTCAACATCGTTCACTGCGGACTGAAACACGTCCGCAAAGCTTGATCCCGCGCCCTGCGTTGTTGCCGGGCTCGTCGCAACATTACCCAGTTGTGTCGCGATCGAAGGAATTGCCGATCCAATGCCGTCTATCATTTCAATCCTCTAACTCTTCAGAACATCAATCGACTGTTGAATCATCTGCTTGGACGCCGCAATCGCCGACGCGTTCAGTTGATACGCCCTCACCGACCCCATCAAATCAACCATCTCTTCGGCAGGATTGATCGCCGGATACGAAACATAGCCGTCCTTGTCTGCATCGGGATGCCCCGGATCATATCGCCGTATCGGCTCTGCACTGTCCTCCACCACGCGAGTCAGCTTCACACCACCTGCCGGAGTCGCGCCAGCTTGCAGATCCGACACTCCACTCAGCACCGACTGAAACGGTGAGCTGCCGCCGTTCTGAATCACCACTTCGCGCCGCCGATACGGCCCTGTGCCCGAGGCCGTACGAGTTGTATCCACATTCGCCAGATTCGATACCGCTACCTCTGACCGTTCCCGCTCCACCGAGAGCGCCGACGCGCTGATATCCAGTGCATTGAAGATGCTCATTCGCTCGCCCCTTACTGGTCGCCGTTGATCGCCGACAGAATCTGGTGAAACCGATCCTTCATAAGCTGCGTGCCCATCTGGTATTGCAACTGCGCCTCCCCCAGCTCGAGCGACTGCTTATCGATGTCCACATTGTTCCCATCCGGCCTCTCCAGCAGCCCCTTCACATCGCGAACTGCAACAGTCGGAGAAGAACTCCCCGCCGGCGCCGCCATCGCGCGCGCGAGTTCGCCCTGAAAATCAATGTCCTTCGTCCGATAGCCCGGCGTGTCGACATTTGCCATGTTCGACGCAAGCACCGTCTCACGTTGATTCGTCAGCGCCAGGTAGTTCTCAAGTTGTGAGAGAACTGGAATAGTCGGCATCGAAAATCGGCCTCCATCTCGCCCGCTGGCGAGTCCGCGTTGTCTCCTCTATCGGCGGGGACGCAAAATCCTTGAGCTTTATTGGGACACTTTTGGGTGATTGCTGATCCCCAGCGCAGCTTGACTCGGAGCCAGGTGAGTGAGCTCACCCGGAACAACAATCAGCGTGATTCTGCGGTTCGATGGATCGCCGGGATTGCCTGCAACCCGCGGAAGTTGATCCGCGAAACCACGAACCTCCTTCACCTGACCCGCCGTAATCCCATTGCCTTGCATCAGCCGCCGTGCCGCATTCGCGCGGTCCGCGGAAAGTTCCCAATTCGTGTACAGGCTGCCGGCGCTATAGGGCACTGAATCCGTGTGGCCCTCAATTGAAAGCCGGTTGGGCAGCTTCCCCAGCTCCGGCGAAATCGCTTTCAAGAAATCCCGCAGCGCGGGCGTAGGCTCCGCGCTTCCCGACTTGAAGAACGTTCCGCCCGGCTGTTCCATCAGTTCGATTCGCAGTCCATCCTGCTCCGCTGTAATCTCCACCTGGTTCTTCAATTTGTCGAAGTTCGGCATCTGCTGCGCCGCTTGCAGCAGTTGCTGCTTCAACCGCTCCATCCCATTCTTATCGAGCGGCAGCGCGTTCCCGCTTCCATTCCTGTTCGTCCCCTGCAGCGTCGACGTTCCATTCGGATCATTGAAATACAGCGCCACCGACTTCTTCACCTGGTCGCTCGAACTCGTCAACCACAGCACAATAAACAGGCTCATCAGCGCCGTCACAAAATCTGCATACGCAACCTTCCACGCACCTCCATGATGCCCGCCATGAGACGCCTTCCTTCTCTTGATCAGGATGACCGGCTCACCCTTCATCTCATGCATCATCAGGCTGCGGCCTCCACGGCCATCGATTCCCTCGCACGGCACGCGTTCTCCAGTTCCGCAAACTTCGGCCGAACATGCTCCGGGATCGCCCTTCGCCCA
This genomic interval from Acidobacteriaceae bacterium contains the following:
- the fliE gene encoding flagellar hook-basal body complex protein FliE, which produces MIDGIGSAIPSIATQLGNVATSPATTQGAGSSFADVFQSAVNDVDTLQNNADQQVANLLQGGGNGDIGKTMVSVEKADVAFQLMMQVRNKVVSAYQDMEKMQF
- the flgC gene encoding flagellar basal body rod protein FlgC, translated to MSIFNALDISASALSVERERSEVAVSNLANVDTTRTASGTGPYRRREVVIQNGGSSPFQSVLSGVSDLQAGATPAGGVKLTRVVEDSAEPIRRYDPGHPDADKDGYVSYPAINPAEEMVDLMGSVRAYQLNASAIAASKQMIQQSIDVLKS
- a CDS encoding flagellar basal body protein, with the translated sequence MPTIPVLSQLENYLALTNQRETVLASNMANVDTPGYRTKDIDFQGELARAMAAPAGSSSPTVAVRDVKGLLERPDGNNVDIDKQSLELGEAQLQYQMGTQLMKDRFHQILSAINGDQ
- a CDS encoding flagellar motor protein MotB, with protein sequence MMHEMKGEPVILIKRRKASHGGHHGGAWKVAYADFVTALMSLFIVLWLTSSSDQVKKSVALYFNDPNGTSTLQGTNRNGSGNALPLDKNGMERLKQQLLQAAQQMPNFDKLKNQVEITAEQDGLRIELMEQPGGTFFKSGSAEPTPALRDFLKAISPELGKLPNRLSIEGHTDSVPYSAGSLYTNWELSADRANAARRLMQGNGITAGQVKEVRGFADQLPRVAGNPGDPSNRRITLIVVPGELTHLAPSQAALGISNHPKVSQ